From a region of the Methanolinea sp. genome:
- a CDS encoding CoB--CoM heterodisulfide reductase iron-sulfur subunit A family protein has translation MGDVVVIGGGVTGIQAALDLADHGIMVHLIEREPSIGGHMAQLDKTFPTNDCSMCILSPKMLDVSRHPNIRISTCTEVIGIEKEEEGFRVRIRKNPRFIDEERCNGCGDCIQICPVEVYNRFDAGIGVRKAIYKPHPLAVPDLVIKDNDRCIECGLCYDICGREAIRKEDAPREEEIRAASIIIASGFDVFDAAKKEQFGYLRYPNIVTSLEFERMMNASGPTGGSVRRLSDGDTPDHVVFVQCVGSRDIPLSRPYCSGVCCMYAMKNAILLREKYPETRVTILYMDMRAYGKGYEEYFERAKSMGIEFLRGMPAEVIGEGGDMMIRVENTETGEMVELHPGLVVLSVGLEPAKNASAIAAQCGIPLEETGFFKSFDEKVNTIATIQPGIYIAGTAVSPRDIPDCVAQARAAAMRAFLDAVQDGPA, from the coding sequence ATGGGTGACGTGGTTGTCATCGGTGGAGGAGTGACTGGCATCCAGGCGGCACTAGATCTGGCAGACCATGGCATCATGGTTCACCTCATAGAACGGGAACCATCGATTGGGGGCCACATGGCTCAGCTTGACAAGACCTTTCCGACAAACGATTGCTCGATGTGTATCCTCTCCCCCAAGATGCTCGACGTTTCGCGTCATCCCAACATCAGGATCTCCACCTGCACCGAAGTGATCGGGATTGAGAAAGAGGAGGAGGGTTTCCGGGTACGAATCCGGAAAAATCCCAGGTTTATCGATGAAGAGCGCTGTAATGGATGCGGCGATTGCATCCAGATCTGCCCTGTCGAGGTATATAACCGGTTCGATGCCGGCATTGGTGTTCGAAAGGCTATCTACAAGCCCCATCCCCTGGCTGTCCCCGACCTGGTCATAAAAGACAACGACCGCTGTATCGAATGCGGTCTGTGCTATGACATATGCGGCAGGGAGGCCATCCGGAAGGAAGATGCCCCCCGGGAGGAGGAAATCCGCGCGGCAAGCATCATTATTGCCAGTGGGTTTGACGTCTTTGACGCAGCAAAAAAAGAGCAGTTCGGATACCTTCGCTATCCAAATATCGTCACCAGCCTCGAATTCGAGCGGATGATGAACGCCAGCGGCCCGACCGGTGGATCCGTACGGAGATTGTCTGACGGGGATACTCCCGATCACGTGGTGTTTGTGCAGTGCGTGGGTTCACGGGATATCCCGCTCTCCAGGCCGTACTGCTCAGGGGTCTGCTGTATGTATGCGATGAAGAACGCAATCCTCCTCCGCGAAAAGTATCCCGAAACCCGGGTGACCATCCTGTACATGGACATGCGGGCATATGGCAAAGGATACGAGGAATACTTCGAGCGTGCAAAGTCGATGGGAATAGAGTTCCTCCGGGGCATGCCCGCAGAGGTCATCGGCGAGGGAGGAGACATGATGATCCGCGTGGAGAACACGGAAACAGGCGAGATGGTAGAGCTTCATCCCGGGCTTGTGGTGCTCTCTGTAGGACTTGAGCCGGCAAAAAATGCTTCGGCCATTGCTGCACAGTGCGGAATCCCCCTCGAAGAAACAGGATTTTTTAAATCATTCGACGAAAAGGTCAATACCATTGCAACGATCCAGCCCGGGATCTACATAGCAGGGACCGCAGTATCACCACGGGATATTCCGGATTGTGTCGCCCAGGCCCGGGCCGCAGCCATGCGGGCATTTCTCGATGCTGTTCAGGACGGGCCGGCATGA
- the mtnA gene encoding S-methyl-5-thioribose-1-phosphate isomerase gives MKPIETIRWDDSTSSIVLIDQTRLPRSYRLVRCRTVDRLVTAIRRLEVRGAPALGIAGAYGVALAAATIRESRFSRFLGKLETAAHTIAKARPTAVNLSWGVNRVLSNLYRCESKAEVRQVALKEAHSLAHEDSQSCHAIGEYGSALIADGTTVLTHCNAGALACLEWGTALGIIRSAVESGKATRVIACETRPLLQGARLTAWELKRDGIAVTVIPDSAAAYLMRTGEIDCVVVGADRITPDVVFNKVGTYMHAVCARAHAIPFYVAAPLSTFDPAHSGSEIIIEERDRDEVAFCGGKAMIPKGVPVRNPAFDATPIDLVNAIVTESGILRPPLDWDAITRTRKVI, from the coding sequence ATGAAGCCGATCGAGACGATCCGGTGGGATGATAGCACCTCCTCAATCGTCCTCATCGATCAGACAAGACTTCCCCGCTCGTATCGCTTGGTCCGGTGTAGAACGGTCGATCGTCTCGTCACTGCTATCCGCCGCCTCGAAGTCAGGGGAGCGCCAGCCCTCGGAATTGCCGGTGCTTACGGAGTGGCGCTTGCTGCCGCCACTATCAGGGAGAGCAGGTTTTCTCGGTTTCTCGGGAAGCTCGAGACCGCTGCACATACCATTGCAAAAGCCCGGCCCACGGCTGTGAATCTTTCATGGGGTGTGAATCGTGTCCTGTCCAATCTCTACCGGTGCGAATCGAAAGCAGAAGTCAGACAAGTAGCCCTGAAAGAAGCCCACAGCCTCGCCCATGAGGATTCACAGTCATGCCATGCCATCGGGGAATATGGTTCAGCTCTTATTGCCGATGGAACAACTGTTCTCACCCATTGCAATGCCGGTGCCCTTGCCTGCCTGGAATGGGGAACTGCTCTCGGCATCATCCGATCGGCTGTCGAATCAGGGAAGGCAACGCGGGTAATCGCCTGCGAGACCCGCCCCCTGCTCCAGGGAGCAAGGCTCACCGCATGGGAGCTGAAACGCGATGGCATCGCGGTGACGGTAATTCCTGATTCGGCCGCTGCATATCTGATGCGAACAGGTGAGATTGATTGCGTTGTGGTCGGAGCAGACCGGATAACCCCTGATGTGGTCTTCAACAAAGTCGGCACGTACATGCATGCCGTCTGCGCCCGCGCCCATGCCATACCTTTCTATGTCGCTGCACCGCTCTCGACCTTCGATCCGGCACACAGCGGGAGCGAGATCATCATTGAGGAACGCGACCGCGATGAGGTCGCCTTCTGCGGTGGCAAGGCAATGATACCCAAAGGTGTTCCGGTCCGGAATCCGGCATTCGATGCCACTCCGATTGACCTCGTGAACGCGATAGTAACCGAATCAGGCATCCTGCGGCCTCCTCTTGACTGGGATGCCATTACACGAACACGCAAGGTTATATAA
- a CDS encoding DUF116 domain-containing protein, producing MDIDATLLNQIIFIIGEITIVLVFGVLLLSLVMVSLAVLSIRRGRIYFPSFLKAGMVFLEGFTRAIFRLFGLEDCQIHSFFIHLHNTMNKKAFETVPVEERAIFLPQCLRSSRCPAHLTPEGLKCKRCGLCTIGSWLPVFEQMGYRVFSVPGSSFIKRMVKKYHPKAIIGVGCLSEVKEGLEMSDKLGLISMGVVTLKDGCVETLVNWDDVFEIAVLGIDPSHIPRELAHGESVSSA from the coding sequence ATGGACATCGATGCCACGCTCCTGAATCAGATCATTTTCATCATCGGGGAGATAACGATTGTACTTGTTTTTGGAGTCCTCCTCCTGTCCCTGGTGATGGTCAGCCTCGCTGTCCTTTCGATCCGCAGGGGCAGAATTTATTTTCCATCCTTCCTGAAGGCCGGCATGGTATTCCTGGAAGGTTTTACCCGGGCCATCTTCCGACTCTTCGGGCTTGAAGACTGTCAGATCCACTCCTTCTTCATCCATCTCCATAACACCATGAACAAGAAAGCCTTCGAGACGGTCCCGGTCGAAGAACGTGCCATCTTCCTTCCCCAGTGCCTCCGTTCTTCGCGGTGTCCGGCACACCTCACCCCCGAAGGGCTGAAGTGCAAGCGTTGCGGCCTGTGCACGATCGGCTCCTGGCTGCCGGTATTTGAACAGATGGGATACCGTGTCTTCTCTGTTCCGGGCTCGTCCTTCATCAAGCGTATGGTGAAAAAATACCATCCCAAAGCTATCATCGGTGTCGGGTGCCTTTCAGAAGTCAAGGAAGGGCTCGAGATGTCGGATAAACTGGGACTTATTTCAATGGGCGTCGTGACCCTGAAAGACGGTTGTGTTGAGACGCTGGTGAACTGGGATGACGTCTTTGAGATTGCCGTTCTGGGGATCGATCCTTCCCATATCCCCCGCGAACTTGCTCATGGAGAGAGCGTTTCTTCTGCGTAA
- a CDS encoding geranylgeranylglycerol-phosphate geranylgeranyltransferase, giving the protein MPGIVRITRPVNAAVAGCAAIIGYFIASGALAPGAMFIWGVVMLITAGGNTINDYFDAGIDRINRPDRPIPSGEVGEREARNFAFILFSAGILMSAFTTLLCLAIALFNTFLLVFYAIRLKRSCFLGNLAVSFLSASVFLFGGAFLGWGGVVRVLPFVLITFCAMVSRELLKDAEDIEGDLSEGADTVPVRYGVKATVQLSLVFALGAVTGSIFPVFWWGYRYLAAILPVDAIIMVAAGRPLRCKDSLCVRSSKATGLLKTGMFASLVIFFLAAFFA; this is encoded by the coding sequence ATTCCCGGCATAGTGCGAATCACGAGGCCGGTGAACGCGGCTGTTGCCGGATGTGCGGCAATTATCGGATATTTCATTGCATCAGGAGCGCTGGCTCCCGGGGCCATGTTCATCTGGGGTGTGGTGATGCTCATCACGGCCGGGGGAAACACTATCAACGATTATTTTGATGCCGGAATCGATCGCATCAACCGACCGGACCGTCCTATACCTTCCGGTGAGGTCGGTGAACGGGAGGCCAGGAATTTTGCATTCATACTCTTCAGTGCCGGTATCCTCATGTCTGCTTTCACCACGTTGCTGTGCCTGGCAATCGCGCTCTTCAATACATTCCTCCTCGTATTCTATGCTATCCGTCTGAAACGATCCTGCTTCTTGGGGAATCTTGCAGTCTCGTTTCTTTCGGCATCGGTATTCCTGTTCGGAGGAGCCTTTCTCGGGTGGGGAGGAGTGGTACGGGTACTTCCGTTCGTCCTCATCACTTTCTGTGCGATGGTATCCCGCGAACTGTTGAAAGATGCCGAAGATATTGAAGGCGACCTGTCAGAGGGCGCGGATACGGTGCCGGTCCGCTACGGTGTGAAGGCGACAGTTCAGCTTTCCCTGGTCTTTGCACTCGGTGCTGTCACGGGTAGCATCTTCCCGGTATTCTGGTGGGGGTATCGGTATCTTGCAGCGATTCTTCCGGTCGATGCAATCATCATGGTTGCCGCAGGCCGTCCCCTCCGGTGCAAAGATTCGCTGTGCGTCAGGTCAAGCAAGGCTACCGGCCTTCTCAAAACAGGGATGTTTGCCTCCCTTGTCATTTTCTTCCTTGCTGCGTTCTTCGCTTGA
- a CDS encoding tRNA (guanine(10)-N(2))-dimethyltransferase, whose protein sequence is MELSEVEEGRTRFFIPLQDHTHAFPPGTAAVFYNPRMELNRDATVLFVSVTRPRDYLDAMGASGARGIRIASECSIPVTINDRNPRAISLIQRNASHAGVDIEVTCRDIHTLLSLRRFDAIDIDPYGSPAPFCDSAIRGTFRYLMITATDTAPLCGAHKKAGIRRYFANPVNTVYHAEIGLRILLAFVVREAVKYDRGVRPLFCFSREHYVRAHFCLEDGAGKADASITGIGYIHQCTSCPDRREQSGILPVSGPCPSCGSATVPIGPIWLGAIQDMGVLDTMLKRLPEQPLNTGRKLGVLLAILRDELPVSSFYDYHMLAKRAKVSPRPIGEVIAGIMDAGYRAGRTHYSGTGIKTDAPWQVIVDILKCP, encoded by the coding sequence ATGGAGTTATCTGAGGTTGAAGAGGGTCGGACACGCTTTTTTATTCCTCTCCAGGATCACACTCACGCCTTTCCCCCGGGCACAGCAGCGGTCTTCTACAACCCCCGGATGGAACTCAACCGGGACGCCACCGTGCTCTTTGTCTCCGTCACCCGGCCCCGGGACTATCTCGATGCGATGGGTGCCAGCGGAGCCAGGGGTATAAGGATAGCCTCAGAATGCAGCATCCCGGTCACCATCAATGATCGTAATCCACGGGCAATCAGCCTCATCCAGAGAAATGCTTCCCATGCGGGCGTTGATATAGAAGTGACCTGCCGGGATATCCATACCCTCCTCTCGCTCCGGAGGTTCGATGCCATCGATATCGATCCTTACGGTTCTCCTGCACCGTTCTGCGATTCCGCCATCCGCGGGACCTTCCGGTACCTGATGATCACTGCAACCGATACGGCTCCCCTCTGCGGTGCCCACAAAAAGGCAGGTATCCGCCGGTATTTCGCAAACCCTGTCAATACCGTGTACCATGCCGAGATCGGGCTCCGGATCCTGCTTGCATTCGTAGTCAGGGAGGCCGTGAAGTACGATCGTGGGGTCCGGCCGCTCTTCTGTTTTTCCCGGGAACACTATGTACGGGCTCATTTCTGCCTGGAAGACGGTGCTGGGAAGGCAGATGCATCGATTACCGGGATCGGCTATATTCATCAGTGTACATCGTGCCCTGACCGACGCGAACAGTCCGGCATTCTACCGGTATCGGGGCCCTGCCCTTCCTGCGGGAGCGCGACTGTCCCCATCGGCCCGATCTGGCTTGGTGCAATCCAGGATATGGGAGTCCTTGATACCATGCTCAAACGGCTGCCGGAACAGCCCCTCAATACCGGCCGGAAACTCGGCGTGCTCCTCGCAATCCTCAGGGACGAACTGCCTGTGTCATCGTTCTACGATTACCATATGCTTGCGAAACGGGCAAAGGTCTCTCCCCGACCCATTGGCGAAGTTATCGCAGGCATCATGGATGCGGGATACCGGGCAGGCCGGACTCACTATTCCGGGACAGGGATAAAGACAGATGCTCCCTGGCAGGTAATAGTGGATATACTGAAGTGCCCATGA
- a CDS encoding GTP-binding protein, whose translation MAGLEDEILDLEEEIQRTPYNKATAKHIGRLKAKIARMKDEAIARAIRSTGGGEGYSVKKSGDATVVLVGFPSTGKSTLLNKLAGTKSEVGAYAFTTLTVVPGVMEHKGAKIQILDMPGLIAGAAMGKGRGKEVIGVVRGADMIVILVDAFNSSHVDVLMKELYDAGVRINKEKPDITIKKTSHGGIRVNSVGALDLDVDEIRSIFAENKVMNAEVLIRGNATQDEMIDAMFGNRVYVPAIIVVNKVDLIEEDQREEIVADLKSRFSLDPVIISAHTGFHIEELKDRIYDTLGFMRVYLKPQSEAADLEEPLIVRKGSTIEDICRKLHRDFVERFRYARIWGRSVKHPGQRVGLPHHVKEGDLVTIIIEH comes from the coding sequence ATGGCAGGCCTCGAGGACGAGATCCTGGATCTTGAGGAGGAGATCCAGCGGACACCTTACAACAAGGCTACGGCGAAGCACATCGGGCGGCTCAAGGCGAAGATCGCCCGGATGAAAGACGAGGCCATCGCCCGTGCCATCCGCTCCACCGGGGGGGGAGAGGGTTACTCGGTCAAGAAGTCGGGTGATGCCACGGTGGTTCTGGTCGGGTTCCCATCGACAGGGAAGAGTACTCTCCTCAACAAACTGGCCGGGACGAAGAGCGAGGTGGGAGCATATGCCTTCACCACCCTGACTGTCGTCCCGGGTGTCATGGAACATAAAGGTGCGAAGATTCAGATCCTCGATATGCCAGGGCTGATAGCTGGGGCTGCGATGGGAAAGGGCCGGGGGAAAGAGGTTATCGGCGTCGTGCGGGGGGCTGACATGATTGTCATACTGGTCGACGCCTTCAACTCCTCTCATGTCGATGTGCTGATGAAAGAACTCTACGATGCCGGGGTCAGGATCAACAAGGAGAAGCCGGATATCACCATCAAGAAAACTTCTCACGGAGGTATCCGGGTGAATTCTGTAGGGGCACTCGATCTTGATGTCGATGAGATACGGTCCATTTTTGCTGAGAATAAAGTGATGAACGCCGAGGTCCTGATCCGCGGGAATGCTACCCAGGACGAGATGATCGATGCGATGTTCGGCAACCGCGTCTACGTGCCGGCCATTATCGTTGTTAACAAGGTTGATCTCATCGAAGAGGACCAAAGAGAAGAGATCGTTGCCGATCTCAAGAGCCGTTTCTCCCTTGACCCGGTTATAATCTCTGCTCATACCGGATTCCATATCGAGGAGCTCAAGGACCGGATCTACGACACCCTGGGGTTCATGCGGGTATACCTGAAGCCCCAGAGCGAGGCTGCCGATCTCGAAGAGCCACTCATCGTCCGGAAGGGAAGCACCATCGAAGACATCTGCAGGAAACTCCACCGGGACTTTGTCGAGCGGTTCCGGTATGCCCGGATCTGGGGCCGCTCGGTAAAACACCCTGGGCAGCGGGTAGGTCTCCCGCATCACGTGAAAGAAGGTGACCTCGTCACCATTATCATCGAGCATTAG
- a CDS encoding CPBP family intramembrane metalloprotease, with amino-acid sequence MPEPLPAGPGLLRPRGTFRDTLLYLFLFFFLSLLGGVIATLFTRDPVLLLTLSYLVPGAGAAVFLSWIGWWERAGFTHLGCRKDILLYVLPVIVALISLTGGISVTGLPAIARFAVFSFIVAWTEEAFFRGLILQALLPAGIKSAVIISALLFGIPHLFNAVGGLWDPQFVIANTIAALGIGITFAALVVRTRTIWPPILIHALVNFTALLALGTLLVPAQTPLELVLTIFAGVVLAGYGWFLVREVPPAEKDSGAVP; translated from the coding sequence ATGCCAGAACCGCTTCCAGCAGGGCCAGGTCTGCTTCGTCCACGAGGAACATTTCGCGATACACTCCTTTACTTATTTCTCTTCTTCTTTTTATCCCTTCTTGGGGGAGTTATTGCCACACTGTTCACAAGGGATCCGGTACTCCTGCTGACCCTGTCCTACCTCGTTCCCGGAGCGGGGGCTGCCGTGTTTCTCTCCTGGATCGGGTGGTGGGAACGGGCAGGGTTTACCCACCTCGGCTGCCGGAAGGATATCCTGCTGTACGTGTTACCGGTCATTGTTGCCCTGATCTCTCTCACCGGAGGCATCTCGGTGACCGGGCTGCCGGCTATTGCACGGTTTGCGGTCTTCTCGTTCATTGTGGCGTGGACTGAGGAGGCATTCTTCCGGGGACTAATCCTTCAGGCGCTGCTACCGGCAGGAATAAAGAGTGCCGTCATCATTTCCGCACTCCTGTTCGGAATCCCCCACCTGTTCAACGCGGTGGGTGGGTTATGGGATCCCCAGTTTGTGATCGCAAACACCATTGCCGCTCTTGGCATCGGCATCACCTTTGCAGCCCTCGTTGTGAGAACCAGGACGATCTGGCCGCCGATCCTGATCCATGCACTGGTTAATTTCACCGCCCTGCTCGCTCTTGGGACCCTCCTGGTCCCGGCTCAGACACCGCTGGAACTGGTGCTGACAATCTTTGCAGGGGTTGTCCTCGCAGGATATGGATGGTTCCTGGTACGGGAAGTTCCCCCTGCCGAAAAAGATTCGGGGGCAGTACCTTGA
- a CDS encoding CBS domain-containing protein, with product MVKPQKPGISFPSVVDRAYREYKRRLKVTDIMSRDVVTTVPEVTMLEAARIMGERRIGSLVVEKYGRPVAIVTERDLLSTVIGKGLSPEETTIEQVMSYPLITICPDTEIREAARTMIHKKGRLVVFECGDMAGIITAADLIREMPDAPESSLVVDDYMTKRIVTADEQETVADIAVMMGQRRIGSVIITRKGTPFGIFTERDLLSKFFAQGRSLDSPVGEDCSSPLITAPSGISIHEAARVMTGRHVRRLPLSKKTGLAGIITARDLVEGYAA from the coding sequence ATGGTAAAACCGCAGAAACCCGGGATATCTTTTCCAAGCGTTGTCGATCGGGCGTATCGGGAGTACAAGCGCCGCCTGAAAGTCACCGATATCATGAGTCGCGATGTGGTCACCACGGTGCCGGAGGTCACCATGTTAGAAGCGGCACGTATTATGGGTGAGCGGCGGATCGGGAGCCTCGTGGTTGAGAAGTACGGAAGGCCGGTGGCCATCGTAACCGAGCGGGATCTGCTATCGACCGTCATTGGAAAGGGGCTGTCCCCCGAAGAAACAACGATCGAGCAGGTCATGTCCTATCCTCTCATCACCATCTGCCCGGACACAGAAATACGGGAAGCAGCACGGACCATGATCCATAAGAAGGGACGTCTGGTTGTTTTCGAATGCGGAGACATGGCTGGAATCATAACTGCTGCAGATCTCATCCGCGAAATGCCTGACGCACCAGAATCATCACTGGTTGTTGATGATTATATGACGAAGCGAATCGTTACCGCAGATGAGCAGGAGACCGTGGCTGACATTGCGGTGATGATGGGACAAAGAAGGATTGGCAGCGTAATCATCACCCGGAAAGGGACGCCGTTTGGGATCTTCACAGAGCGGGATTTGCTTTCAAAGTTCTTTGCACAGGGTCGGTCACTGGACTCGCCAGTAGGGGAAGACTGCTCTTCCCCGCTAATCACCGCCCCATCGGGGATAAGTATCCATGAAGCAGCCCGGGTCATGACCGGGCGCCATGTAAGGAGGCTCCCGCTATCGAAAAAGACCGGTCTTGCCGGCATTATCACCGCACGAGACCTTGTCGAGGGATACGCTGCCTGA
- a CDS encoding HypC/HybG/HupF family hydrogenase formation chaperone — protein sequence MCIAVPAEVIEKKEGNIAVVDYGDLQQEVRVDLVDVDVGEFVLVHVGFAIQKLSREEGLETREIFRQVYAAMEE from the coding sequence ATGTGCATTGCAGTACCTGCTGAAGTAATTGAGAAGAAGGAGGGCAATATCGCAGTTGTCGATTACGGTGATCTCCAGCAGGAAGTCCGGGTTGACCTTGTCGATGTTGATGTCGGGGAATTCGTTCTTGTTCATGTCGGATTCGCTATCCAGAAGCTTTCCCGCGAAGAAGGTCTCGAAACGCGGGAGATATTCCGCCAGGTCTATGCGGCCATGGAGGAATAA
- a CDS encoding ABC transporter substrate-binding protein has product MDARVLIIGIVLAGLLIAGCSQPESGDELRIGVVVSMTGPASTTGKDIWQSAVIAAEEINAQGGVYVKELGKNIPITLILGDDESTREGGQKAVTRLIIEDKVDGLVGGFSSAVVAAHESLVSEHRVPYVVTGASSPVITHRTDVDTSTVFHHCTTTDDYGRQTTLFASEIIRPAINERFGFSDDRPLRLALLVQDSPYGKGVESAVLATVTGENLPVVIVANETFRMGETDYHTTLTSIKAARPDVIYAAAFLNEQVPMVIQARRDVGLNVIFFAVECNDDPDYYSGVGQYGEYSIMESRFSPYAIPPGPLTDDIAAFKEKYRQRWGGFPGMMGASTYESVYIFTKAVENAGTKDKEAVTKSLGTLEMPQIIEYMSGGMITFTPDFRESKFDLYMEQLIWDQTERGVRPVIVWPAYVQQQPFVLPDWFEPGRA; this is encoded by the coding sequence GTGGATGCAAGAGTTCTGATTATTGGGATCGTTCTTGCCGGCCTCCTCATTGCTGGATGCTCCCAGCCGGAATCTGGTGATGAATTGAGGATTGGTGTCGTTGTTTCGATGACCGGTCCGGCCAGCACCACGGGAAAAGACATCTGGCAGTCGGCAGTAATTGCTGCAGAAGAGATCAATGCCCAGGGAGGGGTTTATGTCAAAGAACTGGGAAAGAATATTCCGATCACCCTGATCCTTGGAGATGATGAATCGACCAGGGAGGGGGGCCAGAAAGCGGTAACCCGCCTTATTATCGAGGATAAGGTAGATGGCCTGGTGGGAGGGTTCTCCAGTGCGGTTGTTGCAGCCCATGAATCTTTGGTCTCAGAACACAGGGTTCCCTATGTCGTAACCGGGGCTTCCAGCCCGGTCATTACCCACAGGACAGACGTTGATACCAGCACAGTCTTTCACCATTGCACGACAACCGATGATTATGGGCGCCAGACCACTTTGTTTGCAAGCGAGATTATTCGGCCGGCAATTAATGAACGCTTTGGTTTTTCCGACGATCGCCCGCTCAGGCTTGCGTTACTCGTCCAGGACAGCCCGTATGGAAAGGGTGTAGAAAGTGCGGTTTTAGCAACCGTGACAGGCGAGAACCTCCCGGTGGTCATCGTTGCCAATGAGACCTTCAGGATGGGGGAGACTGATTACCATACCACCCTTACATCGATAAAAGCAGCAAGGCCAGATGTGATATATGCTGCAGCATTTCTGAATGAGCAGGTTCCCATGGTAATCCAGGCCCGGCGTGATGTGGGGCTGAATGTCATCTTCTTTGCAGTGGAATGCAACGATGACCCGGACTATTACAGCGGTGTCGGGCAGTATGGTGAATATTCAATCATGGAATCCCGTTTCAGTCCCTATGCCATTCCCCCCGGGCCGCTTACCGATGATATAGCTGCATTCAAGGAGAAATACAGGCAGCGGTGGGGCGGATTCCCTGGCATGATGGGGGCTTCGACTTATGAGAGTGTCTACATCTTCACAAAAGCCGTTGAGAACGCGGGGACCAAGGATAAGGAGGCGGTCACTAAGTCTCTCGGAACTCTGGAGATGCCGCAGATTATCGAATATATGAGTGGGGGAATGATAACCTTCACCCCGGATTTCCGTGAATCTAAATTCGACCTTTACATGGAACAGCTCATATGGGACCAGACCGAACGGGGAGTTCGCCCGGTCATTGTATGGCCAGCGTATGTTCAGCAGCAGCCGTTTGTTCTCCCCGACTGGTTTGAACCAGGACGTGCCTGA
- a CDS encoding metallophosphoesterase, with protein sequence MGLDFKIPKLPPIASKRLLSLVILIGFFNTTLGFAYIGAKSSEITVLHVEGAPDNLVFIADPHLREGNIEATRRIIDEINALDPALVFILGDFVYGNGEDLYLQDVWSRIDAPVYAILGNHDYMSGTDAMSWLRKNDAVSSVCLDVNGYNLSVLRDETTDLAFAEQLVAVLGKNGVTVMRNEYLELELEGRDLMLVGVDDGWAGMADPPAVPQTDAYVLYMIHEPDCRADWDADLTIAGHTHGGQFLPKGISIPGKEISGLYERNGKFCYVTRGIGTSSFSVELRMFATPEIVVINPSTPPEEILPGKKIVHITIE encoded by the coding sequence ATGGGACTGGATTTCAAGATACCAAAACTCCCACCTATCGCGAGTAAACGGTTACTTTCACTCGTTATTCTTATTGGTTTCTTCAATACAACACTTGGCTTTGCCTATATCGGGGCGAAAAGCTCTGAGATCACCGTCCTCCATGTTGAAGGAGCGCCGGATAACTTGGTATTTATTGCCGACCCCCATCTCAGGGAAGGAAATATCGAAGCCACACGGCGCATCATAGACGAAATTAATGCCCTTGATCCAGCCCTGGTGTTTATCCTCGGTGACTTCGTCTATGGCAATGGGGAGGATCTGTACCTCCAGGATGTATGGAGCAGGATTGACGCCCCAGTCTATGCAATCCTTGGCAACCATGACTATATGTCTGGAACTGATGCGATGAGCTGGCTGCGGAAGAATGATGCTGTATCATCAGTGTGTCTCGATGTAAATGGCTATAATCTCAGCGTTCTCCGTGACGAGACCACCGATCTTGCCTTTGCCGAACAGCTGGTCGCCGTGCTGGGTAAGAACGGCGTGACGGTTATGAGGAACGAGTATCTCGAGCTCGAGCTGGAGGGAAGAGACCTTATGCTGGTAGGGGTGGATGACGGATGGGCGGGGATGGCCGATCCTCCTGCGGTCCCTCAAACAGATGCATATGTCCTCTACATGATCCACGAACCTGACTGTCGTGCAGATTGGGATGCAGATCTCACCATTGCCGGGCACACTCATGGCGGCCAGTTCCTTCCTAAAGGAATCAGCATCCCTGGAAAGGAGATTTCAGGTCTCTACGAGAGGAACGGTAAATTCTGTTATGTCACCAGGGGAATTGGAACCTCCAGCTTCAGTGTGGAGCTCCGCATGTTTGCCACCCCGGAAATCGTGGTTATCAATCCCAGTACACCACCCGAGGAAATCCTTCCCGGAAAAAAGATCGTGCATATTACGATCGAATAG